A single Pseudodesulfovibrio aespoeensis Aspo-2 DNA region contains:
- a CDS encoding ABC transporter ATP-binding protein, which translates to MHCLIELTEASVTRGQTRLLGPVSWRLLRGRHAAVIGENGSGKTTLLKLLRGEIAPDQMAGQAAGRTQGQSRIFDFGHGPQSSPIGLRQRIGLVSSDMQDFYFLHARRASARSVILAGFFDTPLLYDEPTDAQLALAGAIIDELSIGHLADREMGTLSTGQARMVLIARALAARPDVLLLDECLEGLDAPTRREILGLLDAASASPEARATLVCVAHRAGDVPDCVEHVTILDGGRIKAEGGREAALRGLADDAPRLAACDLPVTEPGESQSANGGYPYLVRMDNVSVVCDGTRILHAVDWQVLPGECWAVVGPNGAGKSTLLRLITSELAPYADEAGAGTVSRLGGMPMDEARPRLGVVSPALQAAYGRELGWAVSALETVLSGFRGSVGMFDEPTDDELVTAREWLNRVGLVDLADRPLRRMSFGQQRRVFLARAMAPGPDLLLLDEPLTGLDAPSRALMRQSLARLSGAGLSFVLVTHHAGDMIDAINRVLVLEAGRVAFSGSREAYESWRSAFRGADIAKGSVTG; encoded by the coding sequence ATGCATTGTCTCATTGAACTGACCGAAGCTTCGGTCACGCGCGGCCAGACCCGGCTGCTCGGCCCGGTTTCCTGGCGACTCCTGCGTGGCCGCCACGCCGCCGTGATCGGCGAAAACGGCTCGGGCAAGACCACGCTGCTCAAGCTCCTGCGTGGCGAGATCGCGCCCGACCAAATGGCGGGACAGGCAGCGGGGAGAACGCAAGGCCAATCCCGCATCTTTGACTTTGGCCACGGTCCGCAATCCTCGCCCATCGGCCTGCGCCAGCGCATCGGGCTGGTCTCGTCGGACATGCAGGATTTCTATTTTCTCCACGCCCGTCGCGCCTCGGCCCGCTCCGTGATCCTGGCCGGATTCTTCGACACCCCGCTGCTCTACGACGAGCCTACCGATGCCCAGCTGGCCTTGGCCGGCGCGATCATCGACGAGCTGTCCATTGGCCATCTCGCGGACCGGGAGATGGGCACGCTCTCCACCGGGCAGGCGCGCATGGTGCTCATCGCCCGCGCCCTGGCGGCCAGGCCGGACGTGCTCCTGCTCGACGAATGCCTGGAGGGGCTGGACGCGCCCACGCGCCGGGAGATCCTTGGCCTGCTCGACGCGGCGTCGGCCAGCCCCGAGGCGCGGGCCACCCTGGTCTGCGTGGCCCATCGGGCGGGTGACGTGCCGGACTGCGTCGAACATGTCACCATCCTCGACGGCGGTCGGATCAAGGCCGAAGGCGGTCGGGAGGCCGCCCTGCGCGGACTGGCCGACGACGCGCCCCGGCTGGCCGCCTGCGACCTGCCGGTCACGGAGCCTGGGGAGTCCCAATCCGCGAATGGCGGGTATCCGTACCTGGTGCGCATGGACAATGTCTCCGTGGTCTGCGACGGCACGCGCATCCTGCACGCCGTTGACTGGCAGGTGCTGCCCGGCGAGTGCTGGGCCGTGGTCGGCCCCAATGGAGCGGGCAAGTCCACCCTGCTGCGGCTGATCACCTCGGAGTTGGCCCCCTATGCGGACGAGGCCGGGGCCGGGACCGTCAGCCGGTTGGGCGGCATGCCCATGGACGAGGCCAGGCCGCGCCTGGGCGTGGTCTCGCCCGCGCTTCAGGCCGCCTATGGCCGGGAGCTGGGCTGGGCGGTGAGCGCGCTGGAGACTGTGCTTTCCGGGTTCCGGGGCAGTGTGGGCATGTTCGACGAGCCCACCGACGACGAGCTGGTCACCGCCCGCGAGTGGCTGAACCGGGTCGGGCTGGTCGATCTGGCCGACCGTCCCTTGCGGCGCATGTCCTTTGGCCAGCAGCGGCGGGTGTTCCTGGCCCGGGCCATGGCGCCGGGACCGGACCTGCTCCTGCTCGACGAGCCGCTGACCGGGCTGGACGCGCCCTCGCGCGCCCTCATGCGTCAGTCGCTGGCGCGGCTGTCCGGAGCGGGTCTGTCCTTTGTCCTGGTCACCCACCACGCCGGGGACATGATCGACGCCATCAACCGGGTGCTGGTCCTTGAGGCAGGCCGAGTGGCCTTTTCCGGCAGCCGCGAGGCATACGAGTCGTGGCGCAGCGCTTTCCGGGGCGCGGACATTGCCAAGGGTTCCGTCACGGGGTAG
- a CDS encoding glycosyltransferase family 2 protein, producing MSGIMDMSAYPEALRPPATLPPCAGLQPAFRQRFSGWHLGMGTPDTLAGLLRGLTMLGADDPGCRSAAMGMGLWGAQAHPLSPALGATIAPATLSAHPGLAALMTRLAAAPPLGDSDAEAVAAWHTLARGNDLPLILRFLAAVMRDRVKGLSWLRHCWQDLIFLNRPELAQAALDLIAWDAPAQPLKARLMAELAFHTRPADEALPLVAGLDPSLWGLWRACAGGELLLRLGESEKGRDALTMLWQAIPWHVNLTLKLHDLYAPTPLADEGRDETASVAVLLYSWNKADLLADTLESLAASHLGRAGVFVLDNGSTDRTPEVLDRARGLFGPQNGHAPLNVTTLPVNVGAPAARNWLLSLPEVRKTAWAAFLDDDVVLPPDWLTRLLDAAQGRRDVGAVGCRITSATPPHGLQSADYNLFPQPPRPVQPGELPSRVLVFDNCAGSPDTGLFTYVRPCLSVSGCCHLVSMAAVERAGGFDLRYTPSQFDDLDRDLRSALAGMPAVYAGTLAVRHVQHSSLAKAQTVRQTGHVMGNKLKLDTKYSDDELAALARDNARLLWDDLEAKHAALVGRLGNGA from the coding sequence ATGTCGGGCATCATGGACATGTCCGCATACCCCGAAGCCCTGCGCCCTCCCGCCACGCTGCCCCCCTGCGCCGGGCTCCAGCCCGCCTTCAGGCAGCGCTTCTCCGGCTGGCACCTGGGCATGGGCACGCCCGACACCCTGGCCGGGCTCCTCCGGGGACTGACCATGCTGGGCGCGGATGACCCCGGCTGCCGCAGCGCGGCCATGGGCATGGGACTGTGGGGCGCGCAGGCGCATCCCCTCTCGCCCGCCCTTGGCGCGACCATTGCGCCCGCCACCCTGTCTGCGCATCCCGGTCTGGCCGCGCTCATGACCAGGCTGGCAGCAGCGCCGCCCCTGGGCGACAGCGATGCCGAGGCTGTCGCCGCCTGGCACACCCTGGCGCGAGGCAACGATTTGCCGCTCATCCTGCGTTTCCTGGCAGCGGTCATGCGCGACCGGGTCAAGGGGCTCTCCTGGCTGCGCCACTGCTGGCAGGATTTGATTTTTTTGAACCGGCCCGAGCTGGCCCAGGCCGCCCTGGACCTGATTGCCTGGGACGCGCCCGCCCAGCCGCTCAAGGCGCGGCTGATGGCCGAGCTGGCCTTCCACACCCGACCAGCCGACGAGGCACTCCCCCTGGTCGCGGGACTGGACCCGTCCCTGTGGGGACTCTGGCGCGCCTGCGCGGGCGGCGAACTGCTGCTGCGTCTGGGAGAATCCGAAAAAGGCCGGGATGCCCTGACCATGCTCTGGCAGGCCATCCCCTGGCACGTCAACCTGACCCTCAAGCTGCACGACCTGTACGCGCCGACGCCCCTGGCAGACGAAGGCAGGGACGAAACCGCGTCGGTGGCCGTGCTCCTCTACTCGTGGAACAAGGCGGACCTGCTGGCCGACACCCTGGAGAGTCTGGCCGCCAGCCACCTGGGCCGGGCAGGCGTATTTGTCCTGGACAACGGGTCCACAGACCGCACCCCGGAGGTGCTTGATCGGGCGCGCGGGCTGTTCGGGCCGCAGAATGGACACGCCCCGCTCAACGTCACCACCCTGCCGGTCAATGTGGGCGCTCCAGCGGCACGCAACTGGCTGCTCTCCCTGCCCGAGGTGCGCAAGACCGCCTGGGCCGCCTTCCTGGACGACGACGTGGTCCTGCCGCCAGACTGGCTGACCCGGCTGCTCGACGCGGCACAGGGGCGTCGCGATGTGGGAGCCGTGGGCTGCCGCATCACCTCGGCCACCCCGCCCCACGGGCTCCAGTCGGCGGACTACAACCTCTTTCCCCAGCCGCCCAGGCCGGTGCAACCGGGCGAGCTGCCCAGCCGGGTGCTGGTCTTCGACAACTGCGCCGGGTCACCGGACACGGGGTTGTTCACCTATGTGCGGCCCTGCCTCTCGGTCTCGGGCTGCTGCCACCTCGTATCCATGGCCGCCGTGGAGCGGGCGGGCGGGTTCGACCTGCGCTACACCCCCTCGCAATTTGACGACCTGGACCGCGACCTGCGCTCGGCCCTGGCCGGGATGCCCGCCGTGTACGCCGGGACCCTGGCCGTGCGCCATGTCCAGCATTCGAGCCTGGCCAAGGCGCAGACCGTGCGCCAGACCGGCCACGTCATGGGCAACAAGCTCAAACTCGACACCAAATATTCGGACGACGAACTGGCCGCCCTGGCCCGCGACAACGCCCGCCTCCTCTGGGACGACCTGGAGGCCAAGCACGCAGCCCTGGTTGGCCGGCTGGGCAACGGTGCGTAA
- a CDS encoding glycosyltransferase family A protein: protein MAHSTDLAGLPGDLLRPLLLGCTGKAHLHATAATALAHSREPGDVFSRIAADLLLAAWGENPFDGQCAALLAESLGRLPALPRVLIPALRSVMAHWQAEVTPEIRLAMAGRPADQLACITGQLRHAPRNLFWWHHLYEFCRIRGDWSPLSTALTPILLAPPEGLGPLFAYAQANVLLVSGDGLAAAGIYRDLEATLPLPLVRERLATAWLRSSRLDMGTGLLRECALARPWHVGLWLRLYELAVDGAHDRRPLPGRVMVLGYSWNKAVDLAVTLDSLARSELGEAQVRILDNGSTDTTAEVVRRFIDRVGSDRAALVRLPVNVGAPAARNWLMHLPEVVESDFAAYIDDDIALPPDWLLRLGCAVGRYPEAGVWGCKVVEFDGPARVQCGEHNLTPDPAGRERALMAPLMLQEADFGQADYIRPCASVTGCVHLFRTARLLKTGPFDLRFSPTQYDDLERDLRMVLGGGHAVYQGFLAIPHRRVSGAQSDVGGVQSAGATANMHKLMGKYAPEEFERMAGLMDRVLLADVTGKMRALGA, encoded by the coding sequence ATGGCACATTCCACCGATCTTGCCGGTCTTCCGGGCGATCTGCTGCGCCCGCTGCTGCTGGGCTGCACGGGCAAGGCGCATCTGCACGCCACTGCGGCCACGGCCCTGGCCCACAGCCGCGAACCGGGCGACGTGTTTTCGCGGATAGCGGCGGACCTGCTCCTGGCTGCCTGGGGCGAGAACCCCTTTGACGGGCAGTGCGCCGCGCTGCTGGCCGAGTCCCTGGGGCGGCTGCCCGCCCTGCCGCGCGTCCTGATCCCGGCCCTGCGCTCGGTCATGGCCCACTGGCAGGCCGAGGTCACGCCCGAAATCCGGCTGGCCATGGCAGGCCGACCCGCGGACCAGCTCGCCTGCATCACCGGCCAGTTGCGCCACGCGCCGCGCAACCTGTTCTGGTGGCACCATCTTTACGAATTCTGCCGCATCCGGGGCGACTGGTCGCCGCTGTCCACGGCCCTGACCCCGATCCTGCTCGCGCCGCCCGAGGGGCTTGGCCCGCTCTTTGCCTATGCCCAGGCCAACGTCCTGCTGGTGTCCGGCGACGGGCTGGCCGCAGCGGGAATCTACCGCGATCTGGAAGCGACGCTGCCTCTGCCTCTGGTCCGCGAGCGGCTGGCCACGGCCTGGCTGCGCTCGTCCAGGCTCGACATGGGGACCGGGCTGCTGCGTGAATGCGCCCTGGCCCGGCCCTGGCACGTGGGGCTGTGGCTGCGCCTCTATGAACTGGCCGTGGACGGCGCGCATGACCGCCGCCCCCTGCCGGGGCGGGTGATGGTCCTTGGTTACTCCTGGAACAAGGCGGTCGATCTGGCCGTGACCCTCGACTCCCTGGCCCGTTCCGAGCTTGGCGAGGCGCAGGTGCGCATCCTCGACAACGGGAGCACGGACACCACCGCCGAGGTGGTGCGCCGCTTCATCGACCGGGTGGGCTCGGACCGGGCCGCCCTGGTCCGGCTGCCGGTCAACGTGGGCGCGCCCGCTGCCCGCAACTGGCTGATGCATCTGCCCGAGGTGGTGGAGAGCGACTTTGCCGCCTACATCGACGACGACATCGCGCTGCCGCCGGACTGGCTTCTGCGGCTGGGCTGTGCCGTGGGCCGCTACCCGGAGGCCGGGGTGTGGGGCTGCAAGGTGGTCGAATTCGACGGACCGGCCAGGGTCCAGTGCGGCGAGCACAACCTGACGCCCGACCCGGCGGGCCGTGAGCGCGCGCTGATGGCGCCGCTCATGCTCCAGGAGGCGGATTTCGGGCAGGCGGATTACATCCGCCCCTGCGCCTCGGTGACCGGATGCGTGCATCTGTTCAGGACGGCGAGGCTGCTCAAGACCGGCCCGTTTGACCTGCGCTTTTCGCCCACCCAGTACGACGACCTGGAGCGCGACCTGCGCATGGTCCTTGGCGGCGGCCACGCGGTCTATCAGGGGTTCCTGGCCATTCCCCACAGGCGCGTCTCGGGCGCGCAGAGCGACGTGGGCGGCGTGCAATCAGCCGGGGCCACGGCCAACATGCACAAGCTCATGGGCAAGTACGCACCCGAGGAATTCGAGCGCATGGCCGGGCTCATGGACCGTGTCCTGCTGGCCGACGTGACGGGCAAGATGCGCGCACTCGGGGCGTGA
- a CDS encoding glycosyltransferase family 2 protein gives MTNAARLVSRLVERTRASGYLAPDHALAAAGTLLEARPLTPVLAALGSALIRHAAIFDPFDRDTLRLARDVNHSLGHPPMGEWLDRAHQLTDAEPVPENIDLPDMQAASPDALIAYMQAQPANACRYPALLALWRLGARGQLLRAVEIMAASPSGLLAGPVLAWGAYGAGEPLLARMLLDESVPAFPGLNLRARLALDQGDMAAARQHLAASLDAEPFQPAVIEQLAELAESGPTAHPGPDTRICLYSWNKPDMLAQTVAALDRTDLGEARMTILNNGTTACQPDELERRVRTGAQRLAQTGRLEFVHLPVNVGAPAARNWLLSLPQVREARLVAFLDDDVLLPPHWLTRFAATLARHPEGVAVGAKCVNQGVRTIQYAFRTFHEIGERKIRLTPNAPTLMDLGQFDAARPCLTVMGCCHLFAMERLRRLRVPDFDVRFSPSQVDDIEHDLQIWKAGGQVLYDGGVEVVHLQDTGSARTRASLAQAYANHYKMEHKFDHSELARMDRAVIRADRLHFLRALDAVLPVLNSPAGTFWRMVRPLLLEALGE, from the coding sequence ATGACCAACGCAGCCCGCCTTGTCTCGCGCCTTGTCGAGCGCACCCGCGCCAGCGGATACCTGGCCCCGGACCATGCCCTGGCCGCCGCAGGCACCCTGCTCGAAGCGCGCCCGCTGACGCCTGTCCTGGCCGCCCTGGGCAGCGCGCTGATCCGCCACGCCGCGATCTTCGACCCCTTTGACCGCGACACCCTCCGGCTGGCCCGGGACGTGAACCACTCCCTCGGCCACCCGCCCATGGGCGAGTGGCTCGACCGGGCGCACCAACTGACCGATGCCGAGCCGGTGCCTGAAAACATCGATCTGCCAGACATGCAGGCCGCCTCTCCTGACGCGCTGATCGCCTACATGCAGGCCCAACCGGCCAACGCCTGTCGCTACCCGGCCCTGCTCGCCCTGTGGCGCTTAGGTGCGCGCGGGCAATTGCTCCGGGCCGTCGAGATCATGGCTGCCTCGCCGTCCGGGCTGCTGGCCGGGCCGGTCCTGGCCTGGGGCGCATACGGTGCGGGCGAGCCGCTCCTGGCCCGGATGCTGCTCGACGAATCCGTCCCGGCCTTTCCCGGCCTGAACCTGCGCGCCCGGCTGGCCCTGGACCAGGGGGACATGGCGGCGGCCCGGCAGCACCTTGCCGCCTCCCTTGACGCCGAGCCCTTCCAGCCCGCAGTGATCGAACAACTGGCCGAGCTGGCCGAGTCCGGCCCCACGGCCCACCCCGGCCCGGACACCCGCATCTGCCTCTACTCCTGGAACAAGCCGGACATGCTGGCCCAAACCGTGGCCGCACTGGACCGGACAGACCTGGGCGAGGCGCGGATGACCATTCTGAACAACGGCACCACAGCCTGCCAGCCCGACGAGCTGGAGCGGCGCGTCAGGACTGGCGCGCAGCGACTGGCGCAGACGGGCAGGCTGGAGTTTGTCCACCTGCCGGTCAATGTGGGCGCTCCGGCGGCGCGCAACTGGCTGCTCTCGCTGCCGCAAGTGCGCGAGGCCCGGCTGGTGGCCTTTCTCGACGACGACGTGCTCCTGCCACCCCACTGGCTGACCCGGTTCGCGGCCACCCTGGCCCGCCACCCGGAAGGCGTGGCCGTGGGGGCCAAGTGCGTCAACCAGGGGGTGCGGACCATCCAGTACGCCTTCCGCACCTTCCATGAGATCGGGGAGCGGAAGATCCGGCTGACGCCCAACGCGCCCACCCTCATGGACCTGGGCCAGTTCGACGCGGCCCGCCCCTGCCTGACGGTCATGGGCTGCTGCCACCTCTTTGCCATGGAGCGGCTGCGCAGGCTTCGGGTGCCGGATTTCGACGTGCGCTTCTCGCCCTCGCAGGTGGACGACATCGAGCACGATCTCCAGATATGGAAGGCGGGCGGGCAGGTGCTCTACGACGGCGGGGTCGAGGTGGTCCACCTCCAGGACACGGGCAGCGCGCGCACCAGGGCATCCCTGGCCCAGGCCTACGCCAACCACTACAAGATGGAGCACAAGTTCGACCACAGTGAACTGGCGCGCATGGACCGGGCCGTGATCCGGGCCGACAGGCTCCACTTTCTCCGCGCCCTGGACGCGGTCCTGCCCGTCCTGAACAGTCCGGCAGGCACGTTCTGGCGCATGGTCCGGCCACTCCTGCTTGAGGCCCTCGGCGAGTGA
- a CDS encoding DUF362 domain-containing protein, with amino-acid sequence MSAETPKAAVAMTHVPDYDPARLDTAVARLLETSGLTLAPGTRVLVKPNLVAARNARHCTTHPEVVRAACAYLLDCGARVTVADSPAFGPASQVARASGLAEALAGLGLRVAGLGRPAPLALTRGGTIGLSRDALEAEAILNLPKLKVHCQMVMSGAVKNLFGCVVGFRKAFAHHHLGADRDIFTAMLMDVYAALPRTHHLMDGVHALHRDGPTGGDPFRLGLLAASASGVALDTAAYAVLGLAPGHVPLWQEAVARNMAGADPRGLVYPLDAPDRFDAAGFMLSPARALQFAPLRLLRGRVRSLLKHFTNS; translated from the coding sequence ATGAGCGCAGAGACTCCCAAGGCCGCCGTGGCCATGACCCATGTGCCGGACTACGACCCGGCCCGGCTCGACACCGCCGTGGCCCGACTGCTCGAAACGAGCGGGCTGACGCTCGCGCCGGGCACTCGCGTGCTGGTCAAGCCCAACCTCGTGGCAGCCAGGAACGCCCGCCACTGCACCACCCATCCCGAGGTGGTCCGGGCGGCCTGCGCCTATCTGCTCGACTGCGGGGCCAGGGTGACCGTGGCCGATTCCCCGGCCTTTGGCCCGGCCTCGCAGGTGGCCCGCGCCTCGGGGCTGGCCGAAGCCCTGGCCGGGCTGGGCCTCAGGGTCGCTGGCCTGGGCCGCCCCGCGCCCCTTGCTCTGACGCGAGGCGGGACCATCGGCCTCTCCCGCGACGCCCTGGAGGCCGAGGCCATCCTCAATCTGCCCAAGCTCAAGGTCCACTGCCAGATGGTCATGTCCGGCGCGGTCAAGAACCTGTTCGGCTGCGTGGTCGGGTTTCGCAAGGCCTTTGCCCACCACCACCTGGGCGCGGACCGGGACATCTTCACCGCCATGCTCATGGACGTGTACGCGGCCCTGCCCCGGACGCACCACCTGATGGACGGCGTCCACGCCCTGCACCGCGACGGCCCCACGGGCGGCGACCCTTTCCGGCTCGGCCTGCTGGCCGCGTCCGCAAGCGGCGTGGCCCTGGACACCGCCGCCTATGCCGTGCTCGGCCTCGCGCCCGGACACGTGCCGCTGTGGCAGGAGGCCGTGGCCCGGAACATGGCCGGGGCCGACCCGCGGGGGCTTGTCTATCCCCTGGACGCGCCGGACCGGTTCGACGCCGCCGGGTTCATGCTGTCGCCTGCACGCGCCCTGCAATTCGCGCCTTTGCGCCTGCTCCGGGGCCGGGTGCGCAGCCTGTTGAAACACTTCACCAATTCCTGA
- the hypF gene encoding carbamoyltransferase HypF produces MSLLLRHRFIVTGQVQGVGFRPFVYRIAAANAVTGTVNNSSQGVIIEVQGTAEQVETFGFDLTDKLPPLARVVSLHAEPTDPVADESGFTILKSTGGAGHSVLISADVATCPDCMADIATPGNRRHRYPFTNCTNCGPRYTITRSIPYDRPMTSMACFPQCPQCQAEYDDPMDRRFHAQPNACPACGPQVWLTDPAGTTLARGDEAIRMLAEALAQGRLAAVKGLGGFHLVCDAASDKAVAELRRRKHRPDKPLAVMLADLEAVRQLAVVVPAEEPWLTGIRRPIVLAAKREPLAVSPLIAPDTNFLGVMLPYTPLHHILLDTFAQAGGSEIPALVMTSGNLSSEPIALGNREALARLGELADLFLLHDRDILIRTDDSVVRVNPASGGPVLLRRARGFAPEPVFLAEPGPTVLGTGPELKCTLTLTKGDQAFPSQHIGNMANLETLAFYREILDHMQDILRVRPELIVRDLHPDYMTSALAEELGQTLDIPVIKLQHHVAHIHAVLAENKFTDPVIGLALDGTGLGEDGTIWGGECLMVDPESLEHQRLAHFSHIRLPGGEAAVRQPWRIAQAALWELGVTAPGAYPWPWLAQFEQESAFLPQMLTRGVNSPRTSSCGRLFDAVAALCGLTSAISYEGQAAILLEKAQDMTETGAYPCPLKSADPVSLNTLELVAAALDDLGQGVPVGTVARRFHLGLINGLTEMAFAFSTLLDIHHVALSGGVMQNLTLAAELPRALERAGLIPLVHRHLPPNDGCISLGQAVWGQRYLRLHE; encoded by the coding sequence ATGTCCTTGCTCTTGCGTCACCGCTTCATCGTCACCGGGCAGGTGCAGGGGGTCGGATTCCGGCCCTTTGTCTATCGCATCGCCGCTGCCAACGCGGTCACGGGCACGGTCAACAATTCGAGCCAGGGCGTGATCATCGAGGTGCAGGGCACGGCGGAGCAGGTGGAAACCTTTGGCTTTGACCTGACCGACAAGCTGCCGCCCCTGGCCCGAGTGGTCAGTCTGCACGCGGAACCCACAGACCCGGTGGCCGACGAAAGCGGCTTCACCATCCTCAAATCCACGGGCGGGGCAGGACATTCGGTGCTCATCAGCGCGGACGTGGCCACCTGCCCGGACTGCATGGCCGACATCGCCACCCCCGGCAACCGCCGCCACCGCTATCCTTTCACCAACTGCACCAACTGCGGCCCGCGCTACACCATCACCCGCTCCATTCCCTACGACCGGCCCATGACCTCCATGGCCTGCTTCCCGCAGTGCCCACAGTGTCAGGCCGAATACGACGACCCCATGGACCGCCGCTTTCACGCCCAGCCCAACGCCTGCCCGGCCTGCGGCCCGCAGGTGTGGCTGACCGACCCTGCCGGGACCACCCTGGCCAGGGGCGACGAGGCCATACGGATGCTGGCCGAGGCGCTGGCCCAGGGACGCCTCGCGGCGGTCAAGGGGCTGGGCGGTTTCCACCTGGTCTGCGACGCCGCGTCGGACAAGGCCGTGGCCGAGCTGCGCCGCCGCAAGCACCGGCCCGACAAGCCGCTGGCGGTCATGCTGGCCGACCTGGAAGCAGTGCGGCAGTTGGCCGTGGTAGTGCCCGCCGAAGAGCCGTGGCTGACCGGCATCCGCAGGCCCATTGTCCTGGCCGCCAAGCGCGAGCCGCTGGCCGTGTCCCCCCTGATCGCGCCAGACACGAATTTCCTCGGAGTGATGCTCCCCTACACGCCGCTCCACCACATCCTGCTCGACACCTTTGCCCAGGCGGGCGGAAGCGAGATTCCGGCCCTGGTCATGACCTCGGGCAACCTGTCGTCCGAGCCCATTGCGCTGGGCAACCGCGAGGCCCTGGCCCGACTGGGCGAACTGGCCGATCTTTTCCTGCTCCACGACCGCGACATCCTCATCCGCACCGATGACTCGGTGGTGCGGGTCAACCCGGCCTCTGGCGGGCCGGTGCTGCTGCGCCGGGCGCGCGGCTTCGCGCCCGAGCCGGTCTTCCTGGCCGAGCCCGGCCCCACGGTGCTCGGCACCGGCCCGGAGCTGAAATGCACCCTGACCCTGACCAAGGGCGATCAGGCCTTCCCCAGCCAGCACATCGGCAACATGGCCAACCTCGAAACCCTCGCCTTCTATCGGGAAATTCTCGACCACATGCAGGACATCCTGCGCGTCAGGCCGGAGCTCATCGTCCGCGACCTGCACCCGGACTACATGACCAGCGCCCTGGCCGAAGAGCTGGGCCAAACCCTGGACATCCCGGTCATCAAACTCCAGCACCATGTGGCCCACATCCACGCCGTGCTGGCCGAGAACAAGTTCACGGACCCGGTCATCGGACTGGCCCTGGACGGCACCGGCCTTGGCGAGGACGGAACCATCTGGGGCGGCGAATGTTTGATGGTCGATCCGGAAAGCCTGGAACACCAGCGGCTGGCGCACTTCTCCCACATCCGGCTGCCCGGCGGCGAGGCTGCGGTGCGGCAGCCGTGGCGCATCGCCCAGGCCGCCCTGTGGGAGCTGGGCGTGACCGCGCCGGGCGCGTACCCCTGGCCCTGGCTCGCCCAGTTCGAGCAGGAGAGCGCATTTCTGCCCCAGATGCTCACAAGGGGCGTCAACTCGCCGCGCACCAGCAGCTGCGGACGCCTCTTTGACGCCGTGGCCGCCCTGTGCGGACTGACCTCGGCCATCTCCTACGAGGGACAGGCCGCCATCCTGCTGGAAAAGGCGCAGGACATGACCGAGACCGGAGCCTACCCCTGCCCGCTCAAATCGGCTGATCCGGTCTCGCTGAACACCCTGGAGTTGGTGGCCGCAGCCCTCGACGACCTGGGCCAGGGCGTGCCGGTTGGCACAGTGGCCCGGCGCTTCCACCTGGGGCTGATCAACGGTTTGACCGAGATGGCCTTTGCCTTCTCCACCCTGCTCGACATCCACCACGTGGCCCTGTCCGGCGGAGTCATGCAGAACCTGACCCTGGCCGCCGAACTGCCGCGCGCCCTGGAACGCGCCGGGCTCATCCCCCTGGTCCACCGCCACCTGCCGCCCAACGACGGCTGCATCTCGCTCGGCCAGGCCGTCTGGGGCCAGCGTTACCTGCGGCTGCACGAATAA
- a CDS encoding cold-shock protein produces the protein MRREGKVTWFNDKKGFGFITGDDGLDVFVHYTEIVRDGFQSLEPGERVSYAVTDEEIAPKAVDVHLADEGARRTLL, from the coding sequence GTGCGGCGCGAAGGCAAAGTGACCTGGTTCAACGACAAGAAGGGATTCGGTTTCATCACCGGCGACGACGGCCTGGATGTCTTCGTCCATTACACCGAGATCGTGCGCGACGGATTCCAGAGCCTGGAGCCCGGCGAGCGCGTCAGCTATGCCGTGACCGACGAGGAGATCGCCCCCAAGGCCGTGGACGTGCATCTGGCCGATGAAGGGGCGCGCCGGACGTTGCTGTAA